In one window of Helianthus annuus cultivar XRQ/B chromosome 17, HanXRQr2.0-SUNRISE, whole genome shotgun sequence DNA:
- the LOC110921864 gene encoding type IV inositol polyphosphate 5-phosphatase 9, protein MRGEVMWPRLVASKLLRKTLGSNNFVADFPGNTYSFLDLPTLDLEPVPSPKILLTDYHDTQKFKVFVSTWNVGGVAPTDDLNIDDLLDTSNTTCDIYVLGFQEVVPLRASNVLGSDKKKISMKWNSLIRKTLNKKSHDRNNNNNNLSEKQRVTKGKKSNTESSMIQPEFRCLISKQMVGIMISVWVRSDLHPFFRNPNVSCVGCGIMGCLGNKGSVSVRFQFHETSFCFVCVHLASGGREGDERVRNSNATEIFSRTSFPTVMGPSLDLPKTILDHDRVVLLGDLNYRISLPESETRLLVNRKDWNTLLENDQLRMELMDGQAFEAWHEGTISFAPTYKYQLNCDEYYGCGHLGTKPKKKRAPAWCDRIIWTGEGSKQLLYTRSETRLSDHRPVKALFSIEVKVSRTTYRSFCLSERFGCQPRASLDFHSDDEYSGLLSYHMKSKMTP, encoded by the exons ATGCGAGGAGAA GTTATGTGGCCAAGATTAGTAGCTAGTAAGCTACTCAGAAAAACATTAGGATCTAATAACTTTGTCGCGGACTTCCCCGGAAACACTTATTCTTTTCTTGATCTTCCAACATTGGATCTCGAACCTGTCCCGAGTCCTAAAATTCTCTTGACTGATTACCACGATACACAAAAGTTCAA GGTCTTCGTTAGCACATGGAACGTTGGCGGTGTTGCACCTACCGACGATTTAAATATCGATGATTTATTAGATACAAGCAATACTACATGCGATATTTACGTACTTGG GTTTCAAGAAGTGGTTCCTCTAAGAGCTTCCAATGTTCTTGGATCAGATAAGAAGAAGATATCTATGAAATGGAACTCCTTGATTAGAAAAACTTTAAACAAGAAATCACACGAccgaaacaacaataacaataacttgAGCGAGAAGCAACGTGTTACGAAAGGCAAGAAATCAAACACTGAGAGTAGCATGATTCAACCGGAGTTTCGATGTCTAATCAGCAAACAAATGGTTGGGATAATGATATCGGTATGGGTTCGCAGCgatcttcatccattttttcGAAACCCTAATGTCTCTTGTGTAGGTTGTGGCATCATGGGATGCCTTGGCAACAAG GGCTCGGTTTCAGTACGATTCCAGTTTCACGAGACAAGTTTTTGCTTCGTATGTGTTCACTTAGCGTCAGGAGGAAGAGAAGGAGATGAGAGAGTTAGAAACTCGAATGCCACCGAGATTTTCTCTAGAACAAGTTTTCCGACCGTTATGGGACCGTCACTTGATCTGCCCAAAACGATTCTAGACCACGA TCGTGTTGTCTTGCTGGGAGACCTAAATTATCGGATTTCATTGCCAGAGAGCGAAACACGATTACTAGTAAACCGAAAGGATTGGAATACACTACTTGAGAACGATCAG cttcgaatggaaCTCATGGATGGGCAAGCATTTGAAGCTTGGCATGAAGGAACTATCAGTTTTGCTCCTACTTACAAGTACCAACTTAATTGTGATGAATACTATGGTTGTGGTCATTTGGGTACCAAACCCAAAAAGAAACGTGCTCCTGCATG GTGTGATAGGATAATTTGGACGGGAGAGGGATCAAAGCAACTTCTTTACACAAGAAGCGAAACAAGATTGTCGGATCATAGACCCGTGAAAGCTTTATTTTCCATTGAAGTTAAAGTTTCACGAACAACGTATCGAAGTTTTTGTTTATCAGAGAGGTTTGGATGTCAACCCCGTGCGAGTTTAGATTTTCATTCTGATGATGAATACTCTGGCCTCTTAAGCTATCATATGAAGAGTAAAATGACCCCGTGA